Genomic segment of Phormidium ambiguum IAM M-71:
GGAAAAGTGGCTAGATTTTTCAATAACAACTAAATATTTATTTAGGGTAGTTAACCAAGTAAAAGGAACTATTTGTTCGGGAAAAGCTGGGGTAAAAATGTCATCAGAACTAGCAACAAACATGACGGGAATTTTAATTTGGCTAAGTCCTGATTCACCAAAAACGCTACTAGTTAAAGGATTGATTGCTAACACTGCTTTAACGCGCTCATCTCGTAATTCGTAATTAGCGGGAGTGAGGCGAGAAATTTCGCATTGAACTAACAGCGATAAGTTAAAAATTTGGTTATTTACGCAATCTTTTTTTAGTAAGTCAAAGTTAATTTTTGCTCCGGCTAAAGTTAAGCTGGTGTATCCACCAACAGATTGACCAATTACTCCGACTTGTTGTAGGTTTAATCGCCCTTTGAGTGTTGGTTCTGTTTGTTCGCGGCGTTGCAGTTCATCTAATACATATTTAATTTCTAAGGGGCGGTAGATTAATTCTTGAGGTTGGGGAGAATCAGCTAAACCAGTGAAAAAATCTTGGAATCTTTCTAAGCTGTCGCCTGGGTGTTCCATGACAACGATCGCAAATCCGTGAGACACCAAATGTTCTGCTAAAAGAGATAAAGTATTGCGGTTTCCGGCTGCACCATGACTAATTACTATAACATTCGCTGGAGTGTTAGTTTGTGGGAGGTAAAGATCGACTGTTAAAGGCCGATTTCTTTCACTATCATTAATGGTAAGAACTTCTTTTTGCCAAGTAAAAGATCCTGGTTGGCGTAAGTCTGGAAGTTGGCTTAAGTTGATGTTGGAATTGGCAGATGCTTCGGCTGTTGATGCTTGTTGAATTAGTTTAACGCTGGCTTCTGTATTGCGGAGAATTTTTTCAAATTCACTGATAATTTGTAAACCTTGAGTTAAGTCTACGCGGACAATGCGATCGGGAAATTTGCGTAACATATTTAGTAAGTTTAAACCTTCAGGATCGCTAGCCGCAGCAATAAACGCAGTTCGCAAAGAATTCGCACCATTTTGTCCTGTTTCCGTTTGCAAAACTCTGCCTAATCTTTCTAATACAGTTTGTCCTAATTGAGCTTTAGTAAATTGGGAAATTACGGTGGGATTAGCTTCAAAACGTCTTTGCATAATATCCCGCAATTCCGTTAAACTTTTGGGGTCAATTTTACCAATGTAGGCAGACAATTCTTCAGTGACTTTCCCTTCTTTAACTAAAGCTTCTAATGATTCAACGCCAAGGGAAAATTGTATTGGGCCATAAACTACAGAAATTCGTTCTGCGCTTTGAGCAGGAATAGCAGTCAAAATTGCCGAAAGTAGCCAAAATCCCAGTCCAGCAACAACGACACCAGGGATGGGCGCGGTTACGCCAATTGCCTTTTTAATCGAGGGTTTTGTGCTGTTGCAGTGCGGTGGAAATGATCGATCGCTTGAAGCCTGTATAAGCTTTCTTTCCTTTTGCCAACTGCTTTCTGCCTTTTGCCTTCTACCACTAGGAAAAAATGCGGTAAAAATCCGGCTGAATTCTCTGGGACTGATAGCAAGAGAGTTAAATTTTGCAGTATTCATAGAGTAAATCGTGAAATAAGATTAAAAACCAGAAATATGTCTTGTTAGGGCGGTTTTATCAGACCAGCCTGTGGGATAATCAGGTCGATCGGTTATGACCGATCGCTTAACTGAGGTAAC
This window contains:
- a CDS encoding alpha/beta hydrolase encodes the protein MNTAKFNSLAISPREFSRIFTAFFPSGRRQKAESSWQKERKLIQASSDRSFPPHCNSTKPSIKKAIGVTAPIPGVVVAGLGFWLLSAILTAIPAQSAERISVVYGPIQFSLGVESLEALVKEGKVTEELSAYIGKIDPKSLTELRDIMQRRFEANPTVISQFTKAQLGQTVLERLGRVLQTETGQNGANSLRTAFIAAASDPEGLNLLNMLRKFPDRIVRVDLTQGLQIISEFEKILRNTEASVKLIQQASTAEASANSNINLSQLPDLRQPGSFTWQKEVLTINDSERNRPLTVDLYLPQTNTPANVIVISHGAAGNRNTLSLLAEHLVSHGFAIVVMEHPGDSLERFQDFFTGLADSPQPQELIYRPLEIKYVLDELQRREQTEPTLKGRLNLQQVGVIGQSVGGYTSLTLAGAKINFDLLKKDCVNNQIFNLSLLVQCEISRLTPANYELRDERVKAVLAINPLTSSVFGESGLSQIKIPVMFVASSDDIFTPAFPEQIVPFTWLTTLNKYLVVIEKSSHFSLLGGRQEDTSALPALPRELIGPDPTIARPYLNALSVAFFKNYLTNQSEFQPFLTANYAKLISQSPLNLSIVQNLTATQLSEILNNNSGTK